Below is a window of Candidatus Methylomirabilota bacterium DNA.
GTTCGAAGACGTGGCCGGGCTCGGCGAGGTCGAGGCGATCGGCCGCGTGCCGGGGATCGACGGTCTCCACGTCGGCGCCTACGATCTCGCGGCCTCGATGGGATATCCGGGACAGCCGTGGCGCGACGACGTCCAGGCCGTCGTCGAGCGCGTCCGTCAAACCTGCCGGACCCTCGGGTTGCCGTTCGGCACCGTGCCGCGTGACCGGGCCGACCTCCGGCGGCAGATCGAGGGCGGCTGCCAGCTCATCACGGTCTCGACGCTCGAGTGGGGGATCGAGCTGACCCGCGAGACGGTCGCCGAGCTCGCCAAACTGGGGCCGGCCGGCTGAACGACACCCGGCCGCCGCGGCCGCGCCAGCCGGTCGCCGCCCGGCTCCGCCAGCCACGCCGGATGGACTCTTGACCGCTTCCGAGTCCGGTCGGCGCGTCCCGCCCCGGGAGGCGTCGCCGGCGCTTGACAAGCCGTCCGGCGGCTCCTAGTATCCGGCCAAGCACCTCCCCGACGTCCGGATACTCCTCTGCTTCAGAAGGGGACGCCTAATGATCCCTGCCGCGTTCGAGTACCACGTCCCGACTTCGATCGCCGAGGCCACCGCTCTGCTGACTCGACTCGGCGACGACGCGAAGGTCGTCTCCGGGGGTCAGAGCCTCATCCCGCTGATGAAGCTGCGGCTGGCCACGCCCCGGCATCTCGTCGACATCAACCGCATTCCCGGGCTCGCCTACATTCGGCAGGCCGACGGCGTCCTGCAGATCGGCGCGCTCGCCCGGGAATCGGATCTCGAGGACTCCGACCTCATCGGCACGCGATATCCGATCCTGGCCGACACCAGCCGGGTCATTGCCGACCCGCTGGTCCGCAACCTGGCGACCGTCTGCGGTAACCTGGCCCACGCGGACCCCGCCAACGACCACCCGGCGACCATGCTGGCCCTGGGGGCGGAGGTGGTGGCGGCGGGGCCGAACGGGGAGCGGCGGATCCCCGTCCGGTCCCTGTTCACGGGTCCCTTCACGACGACGCTGGCCCCCGACGAGATCATCGTCGAGATCCGGGTTCCGGCCCCTCCGGCGCGCAGCGGCGGGGCTTACCTGAAGCTCGAGCGAAAGGTCGGGGACTTCGCCACG
It encodes the following:
- a CDS encoding xanthine dehydrogenase family protein subunit M, yielding MIPAAFEYHVPTSIAEATALLTRLGDDAKVVSGGQSLIPLMKLRLATPRHLVDINRIPGLAYIRQADGVLQIGALARESDLEDSDLIGTRYPILADTSRVIADPLVRNLATVCGNLAHADPANDHPATMLALGAEVVAAGPNGERRIPVRSLFTGPFTTTLAPDEIIVEIRVPAPPARSGGAYLKLERKVGDFATAAVAAQLTLGPDGACQRAGIGLTNVGATPIEAGRAERFLAGKRPDDAVIRQAAELAAEESQPTSDLRGPAEYKRDLVRVLAARAIRRALERAGGGR